In a genomic window of Occallatibacter riparius:
- a CDS encoding diacylglycerol/lipid kinase family protein, protein MEVAELSGGTAAERSMRKVALIENPASGSVSPVRRSAVRKAASALAGAGMEVDHLVIDGPGRGSAMAAKAVADGCDTVLVCGGDGTVHEVLQGLVGTSVALGVLPLGTANALAADLGLAGSPEKAIQRLLEARPVEVPVGRISYRAKDGSQECRYFTVAAGVGPDALLMARMDPALKRRLGYVLYMIEAFRIWASHPFPLFEVRVDDGNGGGATLHASQILAVRIRSFGGALGQLAPGATLHSNELSLVAFKTRSRLSYLRFLLAVMAGRQTFSKDVELITAKAVECVAAPDAQGPLFVEADGEVLGHAPVRMEMTSEKLTLLVPPGAKP, encoded by the coding sequence ATGGAAGTGGCTGAGTTGTCCGGCGGAACGGCTGCCGAGAGATCCATGCGCAAAGTTGCGCTAATTGAGAATCCAGCTTCGGGATCGGTGTCGCCGGTGCGCAGAAGTGCCGTGCGTAAGGCCGCGTCTGCGCTGGCCGGGGCGGGCATGGAGGTCGATCACCTGGTGATCGATGGGCCGGGACGCGGGTCGGCCATGGCGGCCAAAGCTGTAGCAGACGGCTGCGACACGGTGCTGGTGTGCGGCGGCGACGGCACGGTGCACGAGGTGTTGCAGGGGCTGGTGGGAACGAGCGTTGCGCTGGGGGTGCTTCCGCTGGGGACCGCGAACGCGCTGGCGGCGGACTTGGGCCTGGCGGGATCGCCGGAGAAGGCGATTCAGAGACTGCTGGAGGCACGGCCGGTTGAGGTGCCAGTGGGCAGAATCAGCTATCGCGCCAAGGATGGCTCGCAGGAGTGCCGCTACTTTACGGTGGCCGCGGGCGTGGGCCCGGACGCGCTGCTGATGGCGAGGATGGATCCAGCGCTGAAGCGCCGGCTCGGATACGTGCTCTACATGATTGAGGCGTTCCGCATCTGGGCCAGTCACCCGTTTCCGCTGTTCGAGGTGAGGGTGGACGACGGCAACGGCGGAGGAGCGACGTTGCATGCATCGCAGATTCTCGCGGTCCGGATTCGGTCGTTTGGCGGAGCGCTGGGGCAGCTTGCGCCGGGAGCAACGCTGCATAGCAACGAGCTCTCGCTGGTGGCGTTCAAGACGCGAAGCCGGCTGAGCTATCTTCGTTTCTTGCTGGCGGTGATGGCGGGGCGGCAGACGTTCTCAAAGGACGTGGAGCTGATTACCGCGAAGGCCGTGGAGTGCGTTGCCGCGCCGGATGCGCAGGGGCCGCTGTTCGTGGAGGCCGATGGCGAGGTGCTGGGGCACGCGCCGGTGCGCATGGAGATGACCAGCGAGAAGCTCACGCTGCTGGTGCCGCCGGGGGCAAAGCCGTAG
- the fahA gene encoding fumarylacetoacetase produces MALKSWVASANDAKTDFPLANLPYGVFTHAHTTRIGVAIGDQIFDLRSAASESLLADLPDDVVDACTATTLNPLMALGPGAWSALRRRVTELLAESADAETQRKVAAMLVPMGDAEMQLPAQIGDYTDFYASIHHATRVGKLFRPDNPLLPNYKYVPIGYHGRASSIVVSGADIRRPSGQTKPAQANEPAFGPSRSLDYELEIGIFIGQGNALGEPIAIGGAEQHVFGLCLLNDWSARDVQSWEYQPLGPFLAKNFATTISPWVVPLEALAPYRVPMQARPEGDPAPLPYLAGGGDAIEVSLEVYIQSRRMGEEKIEPMRVSRGNLRDLYWSVAQLVTHHASNGCNLRAGDLLATGTISGPEQGSEGCLLEMKHRSDPVKLPTGETRTFLEDGDEVIFRAFAEKDGLPRIGFGSCTGKILPAI; encoded by the coding sequence ATGGCTTTGAAAAGCTGGGTGGCTTCGGCGAACGATGCGAAGACTGATTTCCCGCTGGCCAACCTGCCGTATGGGGTCTTCACGCACGCGCATACGACGCGCATTGGCGTCGCGATTGGCGATCAGATATTTGATCTGCGAAGCGCGGCGAGCGAGAGCCTGCTGGCGGACCTGCCGGATGACGTGGTGGATGCGTGCACGGCCACCACGCTGAATCCGTTGATGGCGCTTGGGCCGGGGGCATGGTCTGCGCTGCGCCGGCGCGTGACGGAGTTGCTGGCGGAGAGTGCTGACGCAGAGACACAGCGGAAGGTCGCGGCGATGCTTGTGCCGATGGGCGACGCGGAGATGCAACTGCCGGCGCAGATTGGCGACTACACGGATTTCTATGCGTCGATTCATCATGCGACGCGGGTGGGAAAGCTCTTCCGGCCGGACAATCCGCTGCTGCCGAATTACAAGTATGTACCGATTGGGTATCACGGGCGTGCGTCGTCGATTGTGGTCAGCGGCGCGGACATTCGCAGGCCAAGCGGACAGACGAAACCCGCGCAAGCAAATGAGCCGGCGTTCGGGCCGTCGCGTTCGCTGGATTATGAGCTTGAGATCGGCATCTTCATCGGGCAGGGGAATGCGCTGGGCGAGCCGATTGCGATTGGCGGTGCGGAGCAGCACGTGTTCGGGCTGTGCCTGCTGAATGACTGGTCGGCGCGCGATGTGCAGTCGTGGGAGTATCAGCCGCTGGGGCCGTTTCTAGCGAAGAATTTTGCGACGACGATCTCGCCGTGGGTGGTGCCGCTGGAGGCGCTCGCGCCATATCGAGTGCCGATGCAGGCGCGGCCGGAAGGCGATCCTGCGCCGCTGCCCTATCTGGCTGGCGGCGGAGATGCGATCGAGGTTTCGCTCGAGGTGTATATCCAGTCGCGCCGGATGGGTGAAGAGAAGATTGAGCCGATGCGCGTGAGCAGGGGGAACCTGCGCGATCTGTACTGGTCGGTTGCGCAGCTCGTGACGCATCACGCGAGCAACGGGTGCAATCTGCGCGCGGGCGATCTGCTGGCGACGGGGACGATCTCTGGGCCGGAGCAGGGATCGGAAGGATGCCTGCTGGAGATGAAGCATCGCAGCGACCCGGTGAAGCTGCCGACAGGCGAGACGCGCACGTTTCTTGAAGATGGCGACGAGGTGATCTTCCGCGCGTTTGCGGAAAAGGATGGCCTGCCGAGGATCGGGTTTGGTTCTTGTACGGGGAAGATTTTGCCGGCGATATGA
- a CDS encoding glycosyltransferase — MDILLPTLGSAGDVHPAIALATALKSRGHNVTVITNEYFSAQIESAGLGFIHLGTLADAERIIADPRLYSPTKSFDVIAQMVILPNLEPLYRILDTHRTPSTVIVASTICLGARIASEKLGIPMATIHLQPSVIRSLTDAGRQGRIPMGPSAPLWWKRFIYKLIDGLYIDRQLAPSLNRFRTSLGLPPIKRIFAEWLHSPQLVLGLFPEWWGPIQPDWPVALRLTGFVLHDAAGHYDIPPEVEDFLAAGPPPIVFTPGSAGANLHTFFRESVAACRLTGHRAMLVTSFPDQLPPDLPPNVRAFPYLPFSQILPRAAALVHPGGIGTIAQAVRAGIPQLVVPYGNDQPDNALRLERLRLGVSIYPERYKAARVARALHALLDSPEIKANALRYSARIDTDAALNQACDAIEQLSQHQTRA; from the coding sequence ATGGACATCCTTCTGCCCACGCTCGGCAGCGCCGGAGACGTGCATCCCGCCATCGCGCTCGCCACCGCCCTCAAGAGCCGCGGCCACAACGTCACCGTTATCACCAATGAATACTTCTCCGCGCAGATCGAGTCCGCCGGCCTCGGCTTCATCCACCTCGGCACCCTCGCTGACGCCGAGCGCATCATCGCCGACCCGCGTCTCTATAGCCCCACAAAGTCCTTCGACGTCATCGCACAGATGGTCATCCTCCCCAACCTCGAGCCGCTCTACCGCATCCTCGATACCCACCGCACACCCTCCACGGTCATCGTCGCCTCCACCATCTGCCTCGGCGCACGCATCGCCAGCGAAAAGCTCGGCATCCCCATGGCCACCATCCACCTGCAACCCTCGGTCATCCGCAGCCTGACCGACGCCGGCCGTCAGGGCCGCATTCCTATGGGCCCCTCCGCGCCGCTCTGGTGGAAGCGCTTCATTTACAAACTGATCGACGGCCTCTACATCGACCGCCAGCTCGCGCCTTCCCTCAATCGCTTCCGCACGTCTCTGGGCCTGCCGCCGATCAAGCGCATCTTTGCCGAATGGCTGCACTCTCCCCAGCTCGTCCTCGGCCTCTTCCCCGAGTGGTGGGGACCGATCCAGCCCGACTGGCCCGTCGCCCTCCGCCTCACCGGATTCGTCCTCCACGACGCCGCAGGCCACTACGATATCCCGCCCGAGGTGGAAGACTTCCTCGCCGCCGGCCCGCCGCCCATCGTCTTCACCCCCGGCTCGGCCGGAGCCAATCTCCACACTTTCTTCCGCGAGTCCGTAGCAGCATGCCGCCTCACCGGCCATCGCGCCATGCTCGTCACCAGCTTCCCAGATCAGCTTCCGCCCGATCTGCCGCCCAACGTGCGCGCCTTCCCCTACCTGCCCTTCAGCCAGATCCTTCCTCGAGCGGCCGCACTCGTCCACCCCGGCGGCATCGGAACCATCGCCCAGGCCGTTCGCGCAGGAATTCCCCAGCTCGTTGTCCCCTACGGCAACGACCAGCCTGACAACGCACTCCGTCTCGAGCGACTCCGCCTCGGCGTCAGCATCTACCCGGAGCGCTACAAGGCCGCCCGCGTAGCCCGCGCGCTGCACGCCCTGCTCGATTCTCCGGAAATCAAGGCCAACGCCCTCCGCTATTCCGCCCGCATCGACACCGACGCCGCCCTGAATCAGGCCTGCGACGCCATCGAACAGCTCAGCCAGCATCAGACACGCGCCTGA
- a CDS encoding CIA30 family protein — protein MTLCAHKLSSRLLPALLLASSAFTSTALCQNNPADTTSTAPYKNAALPVPDRVADLLSRMTLEEKIDQINWGWLQKVDVVDPTNTYTAESARKALGAEWGGDIQLTPRNAAILRNAVQRYQLEKTRLGIPVIFPGEALHGYMEYGATSFPQALGLASTFDPALVKRIFTAIGDEAGSRGSGQVFSPVLDIARDPRWGRTEETLGEDPYLVSRMGVAAITGLQGDTYLIDRHHVLATAKHFAVHGAPEGGTNTAPGNYSERVIRDNFLVPFQAAVQEAHVGSVMACYNEIDGVPCHANHWLLDKVLRQEWGFDGYISSDDNGIQMLMDTHHTAHDMNDAARQALDAGVDFDVSDVPVYARLGDQVKAGAVSIAQVDRAVSRILATKFRLGLFDHPYVDPDYAERINNGPEHRQLALEAARKSLVLLKNDKNILPLDLAKLKAIAVIGPNAADLHIGGYSRDPGFGISVLDGIKARVGDKAKVLYEKGCKITTAPEGFRGWWADNVELVDTASQAGSIKAAVDAARKSDVAIVVVGENESTNREAWSEGHRGDRDSLDLLGAQNDLVKAVVETGKPVIVLLINGRPLSVNYIAEHAAAIFEGWYMGEMGGQAFAEAVFGDINPGGKLPITFPRTVGALPDFYNHKPSDNRSYEFSTRKPLFAFGSGLSYTTFKFDNLKVEPQQILPGATAKVTVDITNTGSREGDEVAELYLHQRVASVTQPVMKLTRFERLTLKPGEKRTVEFSVTPDMLKIWDINMHHVIEPGVFNLMVGPSSDDTKTVKLTVAGLNGETGKPISTAPIPSNSESGIVSTFDDGKVAANYGMWIAAGDSMNGGKSKSSIAIVEPGAQASKGALQIKGENIEGGPFIFSGALYTPGATPMQPVNLSSKKGISFWAKGDGGTYTVLFLTESRSGQSGEIPGMTTFVAGAEWKQYTFPFSTFETDGSDLTGIGFICITDPGKFQFAIDQVEIK, from the coding sequence ATGACTCTCTGTGCACATAAGCTCTCCTCCCGCCTTCTTCCTGCCCTGTTGCTCGCCTCTAGCGCCTTCACCAGCACCGCCCTCTGCCAGAACAACCCGGCAGACACAACCAGCACCGCGCCCTACAAAAACGCCGCCCTTCCCGTCCCTGACCGCGTCGCCGACCTGCTGTCGCGCATGACGCTCGAGGAGAAAATCGACCAGATCAACTGGGGCTGGCTGCAGAAAGTTGACGTGGTCGATCCCACCAACACCTACACCGCTGAAAGCGCCCGCAAAGCGCTCGGCGCGGAGTGGGGCGGCGACATCCAGCTCACCCCGCGCAACGCCGCCATCCTGCGCAATGCCGTGCAGCGCTACCAGCTCGAGAAGACGCGCCTCGGTATCCCCGTCATCTTTCCCGGCGAAGCCCTGCACGGCTACATGGAATACGGCGCCACCAGCTTTCCGCAGGCCCTCGGCCTCGCCAGCACCTTCGATCCCGCGCTCGTCAAGCGCATCTTCACCGCTATCGGCGACGAGGCCGGCTCGCGCGGCTCCGGCCAGGTCTTCTCGCCCGTCCTCGACATCGCGCGCGACCCGCGCTGGGGCCGCACTGAAGAAACCCTCGGCGAAGACCCGTATCTCGTCTCGCGCATGGGCGTTGCCGCCATCACCGGCCTGCAGGGCGACACGTACCTCATCGATCGACACCACGTTCTCGCCACCGCCAAGCATTTCGCGGTGCACGGCGCCCCCGAAGGTGGCACCAATACCGCGCCCGGCAACTACTCTGAGCGCGTCATCCGCGACAACTTTCTCGTCCCCTTCCAGGCCGCCGTGCAGGAAGCCCACGTGGGCTCCGTCATGGCCTGCTACAACGAAATCGATGGCGTCCCCTGCCACGCCAATCACTGGCTGCTCGACAAAGTCCTGCGCCAGGAGTGGGGCTTCGACGGCTACATCTCCTCCGACGACAATGGCATTCAGATGCTGATGGACACGCATCACACCGCGCACGATATGAACGACGCGGCTCGCCAGGCGCTCGATGCCGGTGTCGACTTCGACGTCTCCGATGTCCCTGTCTATGCCCGCCTCGGCGATCAGGTGAAAGCCGGCGCCGTCTCCATCGCCCAGGTCGATCGCGCTGTCTCCCGCATCCTCGCCACCAAGTTCCGCCTCGGCCTCTTCGATCATCCCTACGTCGATCCCGACTATGCCGAGCGCATCAACAACGGCCCCGAGCATCGTCAGCTCGCGCTCGAGGCCGCGCGCAAGTCGCTCGTCCTGCTCAAGAATGACAAGAACATCCTCCCCCTCGACCTCGCCAAACTCAAGGCCATCGCCGTCATCGGCCCCAATGCGGCCGACCTCCACATCGGCGGCTACAGCCGCGATCCCGGCTTCGGCATCAGCGTGCTCGACGGCATCAAGGCCCGCGTCGGCGACAAGGCCAAAGTCCTCTATGAAAAAGGATGCAAGATTACCACAGCTCCTGAAGGCTTCAGAGGCTGGTGGGCCGATAACGTCGAGCTGGTCGACACCGCATCGCAGGCCGGCTCCATCAAGGCCGCGGTCGATGCCGCGCGCAAATCCGACGTAGCCATCGTCGTGGTCGGCGAAAACGAAAGTACCAACCGCGAAGCCTGGTCTGAGGGCCATCGCGGCGACCGCGACTCGCTCGATCTGCTCGGCGCGCAGAACGATCTCGTCAAGGCCGTCGTCGAAACCGGCAAGCCCGTCATCGTGCTGCTCATCAACGGCCGTCCGCTTTCTGTCAATTACATCGCCGAGCACGCCGCCGCCATCTTCGAAGGCTGGTACATGGGCGAAATGGGCGGGCAGGCATTTGCGGAAGCTGTCTTCGGTGACATCAATCCCGGCGGCAAGCTGCCCATCACCTTCCCGCGCACAGTGGGCGCGCTGCCCGACTTCTACAACCACAAGCCCAGCGACAATCGCAGCTACGAATTCAGCACGCGCAAGCCGCTCTTCGCCTTCGGCTCCGGCCTCAGTTACACCACCTTCAAGTTCGACAACCTCAAAGTCGAGCCGCAGCAGATCCTTCCCGGCGCAACTGCGAAAGTCACGGTCGACATAACCAACACCGGTTCGCGCGAAGGCGATGAAGTCGCCGAGCTCTATCTGCACCAGCGCGTCGCATCCGTTACTCAACCTGTCATGAAGCTCACCAGATTCGAGCGCCTCACGCTCAAGCCCGGCGAAAAGCGCACCGTTGAATTCAGCGTCACGCCCGACATGCTGAAGATCTGGGACATCAACATGCACCACGTCATCGAGCCCGGCGTCTTCAATCTCATGGTCGGCCCGAGTTCTGACGACACCAAAACCGTCAAGCTCACCGTCGCCGGACTCAACGGCGAAACCGGCAAGCCCATCTCCACCGCACCCATTCCGTCTAACTCCGAGTCAGGCATAGTCAGCACGTTCGATGACGGCAAGGTCGCCGCGAATTACGGCATGTGGATCGCCGCCGGCGACAGTATGAACGGCGGCAAATCCAAGTCGTCCATCGCCATTGTCGAGCCCGGCGCTCAAGCCAGCAAAGGCGCGCTGCAGATCAAAGGTGAAAACATCGAAGGCGGCCCGTTCATCTTCTCCGGCGCGCTCTACACGCCGGGCGCAACGCCCATGCAGCCCGTAAACCTCTCCAGCAAGAAGGGGATCAGCTTCTGGGCCAAGGGCGACGGCGGAACCTACACGGTACTCTTCCTTACCGAATCACGCAGCGGCCAGTCCGGTGAGATACCCGGAATGACGACCTTCGTCGCCGGTGCCGAATGGAAGCAGTACACCTTCCCGTTCTCCACCTTTGAAACCGACGGCAGCGACCTCACCGGCATCGGCTTCATCTGCATCACCGACCCCGGTAAATTCCAATTCGCCATCGACCAGGTCGAAATCAAATAA
- a CDS encoding MogA/MoaB family molybdenum cofactor biosynthesis protein has product MLLAVVTISDRCSRGEAVDTAGPATVELLHEQWPEATVETALVPDEEDTIAVLLEQFANDGAALIVTTGGTGLGPRDRTPEATRRVIDREAPGLAEAMRAMGAAQNQFAWLSRGVCGLKGATIIVNLPGSKRGATESLGSILKLLKHGIDVAAGAQGHP; this is encoded by the coding sequence ATGCTGCTCGCGGTTGTAACCATCTCGGATCGCTGTTCGCGGGGCGAGGCTGTGGATACGGCCGGACCCGCGACTGTCGAACTGCTGCACGAGCAGTGGCCGGAGGCTACGGTCGAGACGGCGCTGGTTCCCGATGAAGAGGACACGATTGCGGTGCTGCTGGAGCAGTTCGCAAACGACGGAGCGGCGCTGATTGTGACCACCGGCGGAACGGGGCTGGGCCCGCGCGACCGCACACCGGAGGCTACGCGGCGCGTGATCGACCGTGAAGCGCCGGGGCTGGCCGAAGCGATGCGGGCGATGGGCGCGGCGCAGAACCAGTTCGCGTGGCTTTCCCGCGGAGTCTGCGGGCTGAAGGGTGCCACCATCATCGTGAACCTACCGGGTAGCAAGCGCGGCGCCACGGAGAGCCTTGGGTCGATTCTCAAGCTGCTGAAGCATGGGATTGACGTGGCCGCGGGCGCGCAGGGGCATCCGTGA
- a CDS encoding DUF3309 domain-containing protein, producing MVVLFFIPILILAIVAVFPAWPYNRNWSYYPSGGLGAILLLTIVLLFMNRI from the coding sequence ATGGTCGTACTGTTCTTTATTCCTATTTTGATTCTCGCTATCGTGGCCGTGTTTCCGGCGTGGCCCTACAACCGCAACTGGAGCTACTATCCCAGCGGCGGCCTCGGTGCCATTCTGCTGCTGACCATCGTGCTCCTGTTTATGAATCGAATTTAA
- a CDS encoding vanadium-dependent haloperoxidase translates to MSRRNLPFVFLCFVLVQLAILPRAFGQVTDDAQPNVRVNPVIEWNRELLVILRTPGAQPATIHSTRSFAMLHAAIFDAVNAIDRSYHPYALHLSYVPRRASTWAAADQAAHDVLVALYPAFSPSLDLELQQDLDQLPNGKRKTEGVAVGEAAAAAIIALREDDGSSATFPPFVPTSQPGSYQLTPPNFAPADFVQWASVRPFAIDSASEFRPAAPPDLTSDRYTQSFNEVKDFGSAASTLRSTDQTQIGKFWNGNIQDFWNEIAQTAATQHELGILRSAHLFAVLNFALADTAIAFFDAKYTYDLWRPVTAVQMADTDNNPGTEADSTWQPLSVKTAPDPSYPGAHSAVSAAGGWVLREFLGNAIRLDVTSESLPGVTRHFSSFSDAVAEAGVSRIYAGQHFRFDHEEGLHLGDRVAHAVTLSVLQPRRDWR, encoded by the coding sequence GTGTCACGCAGAAATCTTCCCTTTGTGTTTCTGTGCTTCGTATTGGTGCAACTCGCAATTCTGCCGCGTGCGTTTGGGCAGGTGACTGACGATGCGCAGCCAAACGTCCGAGTCAATCCTGTCATCGAATGGAACCGGGAGCTCCTTGTCATTCTCCGTACGCCGGGGGCCCAGCCGGCGACGATCCACTCCACCCGAAGCTTTGCCATGCTGCACGCCGCCATCTTCGATGCGGTCAACGCCATCGACAGGTCCTATCACCCCTACGCACTGCATCTTTCGTATGTGCCGCGAAGGGCCTCAACCTGGGCTGCCGCGGACCAGGCTGCGCACGATGTCCTGGTCGCGCTATATCCTGCTTTTTCGCCCTCGCTCGATTTGGAACTCCAACAAGATCTCGACCAGCTCCCTAACGGCAAGAGGAAGACAGAAGGCGTCGCAGTTGGAGAAGCGGCCGCCGCCGCGATCATCGCTCTGCGAGAGGACGATGGATCTTCGGCGACATTCCCGCCTTTTGTACCCACCAGTCAGCCGGGAAGCTACCAACTGACACCGCCCAATTTTGCGCCCGCAGATTTCGTTCAATGGGCGAGCGTCAGACCATTCGCGATCGATTCTGCAAGCGAGTTTCGCCCCGCCGCTCCGCCCGATCTCACCAGCGACCGCTATACGCAGTCCTTCAATGAAGTGAAAGACTTTGGTTCCGCGGCAAGCACTCTGCGCTCGACGGATCAGACCCAGATAGGAAAATTCTGGAACGGCAACATTCAGGATTTCTGGAACGAGATCGCTCAGACAGCGGCCACTCAACATGAACTGGGCATCCTGCGGAGCGCGCATCTGTTTGCAGTTCTGAATTTCGCGCTGGCCGACACGGCAATCGCGTTCTTTGATGCAAAGTACACCTACGATCTGTGGCGGCCGGTGACAGCCGTCCAAATGGCCGATACCGATAATAACCCGGGCACCGAGGCGGACAGCACATGGCAGCCCCTATCGGTCAAGACGGCACCTGATCCGTCCTATCCCGGCGCACACAGCGCCGTCAGTGCGGCGGGCGGCTGGGTACTCCGCGAATTTCTCGGAAACGCGATCCGCCTCGACGTGACATCGGAGTCGCTCCCCGGAGTTACGCGGCACTTCAGCAGTTTTTCTGATGCGGTCGCGGAAGCCGGCGTGAGCCGTATCTATGCCGGCCAGCATTTTCGGTTCGACCATGAGGAAGGGTTGCATCTCGGCGATCGCGTAGCCCACGCCGTGACCCTGAGCGTCCTTCAACCGCGACGAGATTGGAGGTAG
- a CDS encoding L-lactate dehydrogenase, producing the protein MASENGGLAGEVLAGAGEVSAPNRNGGRNSTRRKVGIIGAGSVGATIAYAAMIRGVARHISLFDIAKSKVDAEVLDLNHGLLFAPQAMVDGSDDVEVLRDCDVVVMTAGAKQKPGETRMDLAAANANLCKKILPDVVRVAPDAMLLLVTNPVDVITDLAIKITGFEWNRVIGSGTVLDSSRFRYLVAKHCGVAVQNVHAYIAGEHGDTEIPLWSSATIGSIPLNQWAVQGHGRLAAKDKDEIVRNVKEAAYQVIQGKGATNYAVGLAVTNILESILYDESRVLAVSGRLQGFRGMEDVCLSVPRIVSCRGIEPPLPIPMTVDEETGLQASAERIRSVVHELGF; encoded by the coding sequence ATGGCGAGCGAGAACGGCGGATTGGCAGGAGAGGTGTTGGCGGGCGCGGGCGAGGTGTCTGCGCCGAACCGGAATGGCGGGCGCAACTCTACGCGGCGCAAGGTGGGGATTATCGGCGCGGGAAGCGTGGGCGCGACGATCGCGTATGCGGCGATGATTCGCGGCGTGGCGCGGCACATCAGCCTGTTCGACATTGCGAAGTCGAAGGTGGATGCCGAGGTGCTCGACCTGAACCACGGGCTTTTGTTCGCGCCACAAGCCATGGTGGATGGGTCGGACGACGTGGAGGTTCTGCGCGACTGCGATGTGGTGGTGATGACCGCGGGCGCGAAGCAGAAGCCGGGCGAGACACGCATGGACCTTGCTGCGGCCAATGCGAATCTCTGCAAGAAGATTCTGCCTGACGTGGTGCGGGTGGCGCCGGACGCGATGCTGCTGCTGGTGACGAATCCCGTGGACGTGATCACCGACCTGGCGATCAAGATTACAGGGTTCGAGTGGAACCGGGTGATCGGGTCGGGGACGGTGCTTGATAGCTCGCGGTTCCGCTACCTGGTGGCGAAGCACTGTGGCGTCGCGGTGCAGAATGTGCACGCGTATATTGCGGGGGAGCATGGGGACACGGAGATTCCGCTGTGGTCGAGCGCGACGATCGGGTCGATTCCGCTGAACCAGTGGGCGGTGCAGGGGCATGGTCGGCTGGCGGCGAAGGACAAGGACGAGATTGTCCGCAACGTGAAGGAGGCCGCATACCAAGTGATCCAGGGCAAGGGCGCGACCAACTACGCAGTGGGGCTGGCAGTGACGAACATCCTGGAGTCGATTTTGTACGACGAGAGTCGCGTTCTCGCGGTCAGCGGACGGTTGCAGGGTTTTCGCGGGATGGAGGATGTGTGCCTGAGCGTTCCGCGAATTGTGAGCTGCCGCGGGATTGAGCCGCCGCTGCCGATTCCGATGACGGTGGACGAGGAGACGGGATTGCAGGCGAGCGCGGAGCGGATTCGAAGCGTGGTGCACGAGCTGGGTTTTTAA
- a CDS encoding alpha/beta hydrolase has protein sequence MRSLALAVVALSCASVFAQSGWQPAAGHTQIPIWPNGVPVVPNAPKAAPEADTTTAKDNLIAGKPLIRLGKVSVPTITYYAPKDGGPSGPRPAVVVFPGGGYHILAIDLEGTEVCDWLNGAGIACVLLKYRVPDSGPYPKSPAALQDAQRAVGLVRQKAKEWNIDPAKVGVLGFSAGGHLVAAISTHFDKRLYDRVDAADDQSCRPDFAVVVYPGYLALDEKNMETNPEINPTEQTPPTFIVQAEDDPVHVENATNYFLQLKKAKVPAELHIYAEGGHGYGLRKVQKLPVTGWPQMVETWLHTIGIVGAKAE, from the coding sequence ATGCGCAGTCTTGCTCTTGCAGTGGTGGCGTTGTCGTGTGCTTCGGTGTTCGCGCAATCGGGCTGGCAGCCAGCGGCGGGGCACACGCAGATTCCCATCTGGCCGAATGGCGTGCCGGTAGTGCCGAATGCGCCGAAAGCAGCGCCTGAGGCCGATACAACTACGGCCAAGGACAACCTGATCGCGGGCAAGCCGCTGATCCGGCTTGGGAAAGTTTCGGTGCCGACGATCACGTACTACGCGCCGAAGGACGGAGGGCCGTCGGGGCCGCGTCCGGCGGTGGTAGTGTTTCCGGGCGGTGGGTATCACATCCTCGCGATTGATCTGGAAGGCACGGAGGTGTGCGACTGGCTGAACGGCGCGGGCATCGCGTGCGTGTTGCTGAAGTATCGCGTGCCGGATTCGGGGCCGTATCCGAAGTCGCCGGCGGCGTTGCAGGATGCGCAGCGCGCAGTTGGGCTGGTGCGGCAGAAGGCGAAGGAGTGGAACATCGATCCGGCCAAGGTGGGTGTGCTCGGCTTTTCAGCGGGCGGGCACCTGGTGGCAGCGATCAGCACACATTTCGACAAGCGGCTTTATGATCGCGTGGACGCGGCCGACGATCAGAGCTGCCGTCCGGATTTCGCGGTAGTTGTGTATCCGGGGTACCTGGCGCTGGATGAAAAGAACATGGAGACCAATCCGGAGATCAATCCCACGGAGCAGACACCGCCCACATTCATCGTGCAGGCCGAGGACGACCCGGTGCACGTGGAGAATGCGACGAACTACTTTCTGCAACTGAAAAAGGCGAAGGTGCCGGCGGAACTGCACATCTATGCTGAGGGTGGGCACGGATACGGGCTTCGCAAGGTGCAGAAACTGCCGGTGACCGGATGGCCGCAGATGGTGGAAACGTGGCTGCACACAATAGGAATAGTTGGAGCAAAAGCGGAGTAG